Proteins co-encoded in one Brassica rapa cultivar Chiifu-401-42 chromosome A02, CAAS_Brap_v3.01, whole genome shotgun sequence genomic window:
- the LOC103851350 gene encoding MOB kinase activator-like 1A has product MNLMGLPSSANQGTTFRPKKRKTPPSGSKGSQLEELITTTLGSGNLREAVKLPPGEDINEWLAINTVDFYNHVNLLYPTLQEFCTPDTCPIMNAGLYEYRWADGVAVKEPIRVSAPEYVEYLMNWIETQIDNETIFPQKPGVPFPPNFKDVVKQILKRMFRVYAHIYHCHFKKVVGLKEEAHLNTCFKHFVLFTSEYQLIDEANLAPLKDLVDKILNP; this is encoded by the exons ATGAATTTAATGGGATTACCTAGTAG TGCAAATCAGGGGACAACATTTCGACCAAAGAAGAGGAAGACACCTCCATCTGGGAGCAAG GGTTCTCAGCTTGAAGAGCTCATCACAACCACTCTTGGAAGTGGTAACCTCAGAGAGGCCGTGAAACTACCTCCTGGTGAAGACATTAACGAGTGGTTGGCCATTAACA CCGTAGATTTCTACAACCACGTGAACCTTTTGTACCCTACTCTCCAAGAGTTCTGCACCCCCGACACTTGCCCAATCATGAATGCTGGATT GTATGAGTATAGATGGGCAGATGGAGTTGCTGTAAAGGAGCCAATAAGGGTTTCTGCTCCTGAATACGTTGAGTATCTCATGAACTGGATTGAAACTCAGATCGATAACGAAACCATCTTTCCGCAAAAACCTG GAGTGCCATTCCCACCAAACTTTAAGGATGTCGTGAAGCAGATTTTGAAGAGGATGTTTCGTGTTTATGCACACATCTATCACTGTCACTTCAAGAAGGTTGTTGGTCTCAAGGAAGaagctcatctcaacacttgCTTCAAGCATTTTGTTCTCTTTACATCT GAGTACCAGTTGATCGATGAAGCAAACTTGGCTCCACTTAAGGACCTCGTGGATAAGATTCTGAACCCATAG
- the LOC103851353 gene encoding myosin-17, which produces MVAPVNIIVGSHVWIEDPGLAWIDGEVVKINGEEVHAQTTNGKTVVAKIANVFPKDMEALPGGVDDMTKLSYLHEPGVLNNLAMRYELNEIYTYTGNILIAVNPFQRLPHLYDTHMMEQYKGAGFGELSPHVFAIAEVAYRAMINEGKSNSILVSGESGAGKTETTKMLMRYLAYLGGRSGVEGRTVEQQVLESNPVLEAFGNAKTLRNNNSSRFGKFVELQFDRSGRISGAAVRTYLLERSRVCQISDPERNYHCFYLLCAAPPEEREKFKLGDPKSFHYLNQSKCYKLDGVDDTEEYLATRRAMDIVGISEEEQDAIFRVVAAILHLGNVEFAKGKEIDSSVLKDEKSRFHLDATAELLRCDAKSLEDALIKRAMVTPEEIITKTLDPDSATGSRDALAKTIYSRLFDWLVDKINNSIGQDPNSKTIIGVLDIYGFESFKTNSFEQFCINFTNEKLQQHFNQHVFKMEQEDYTKEEINWSYIEFVDNKDVLELIEKKPGGVIALLDEACMFPKSTHETFAQKLYQTFKNSKRFTKPKLSRTSFAISHYAGEVTYQADLFLDKNKDYVVAEHQDLLIASSCTFVAGLFPRLAEETSSKTKFSSIGSRFKLQLQSLMETLNSTEPHYIRCVKPNNVLKPAIFENLNVIQQLRCGGVLEAIRISCAGYPTKRTFYDFLNRFGVLAPDVLEGNYDDKVACRMLLDKIGLKGYELGKTKVFLRAGQMAELDARRAEVLGNAARRIQRQSRTFIARKEFRALRGAAVVLQSNVRGKLACNLYEEMRRQAAAVNIQKSFRRHIARESYLKIRHSAIAVQTALRGMVARNEFRYRKQMKAATIIQARLRSHLAHSYYKKLQKAALSTQCGWRSRVARKELRTLKMAARDTGALREAKDKLEKRVEELTWRLQLEKRQRTELEEAKAQESAKQQEALQAMRLQVEEANAAVIREREAAKKAIEEAPPVIKETPVLVEDTEKINSLTSEVEALKASLESERQAAENLRKAFSEAEARNSELATELENATRKADQLHESVQRLEEKLSNSESEIQVLRQQALAISPTSRTMPTRSRTMLLPRTPENGSHLNGETKTTPDMALAVREPESEEKPQKYLNEKQQENQELLVKCISQNLGYAGGKPVAACVIYKCLLHWRSFEVERTSVFDRIIQTIASAIEVPDNNEVLAYWLSNSATLLLLLQRTLKATGAASLTPQRRRTTSASLFGRMSQGIRASPQSAGLSFLNRQGLTKLDDLRQVEAKYPALLFKQQLTAYLEKIYGMIRDNLKKEISPLLGLCIQAPRTSRASLVKGRAQANAVAQQALIAHWQSIRKSLNSYLNLMKVNNAPPFVVRKVFTQIFSFINVQLFNSLLLRRECCSFSNGEYVKAGLAELEQWCGEATDEYAGSAWDELRHIRQAVGFLVIHQKPKKTLDEVTRDLCPVLSIQQLYRISTMYWDDKYGTHSVSSDVIANMRVMMTEDSNNAVSSSFLLDDDSSIPFTVEDISKSMQQVDVNDIEPPQLIRENSGFGFLLTRKEGSVS; this is translated from the exons ATG GTTGCCCCAGTCAATATAATAGTTGGCTCTCATGTTTGGATTGAAGATCCAGGGTTGGCATGGATTGATGGAGAAGTTGTCAAAATCAATGGCGAAGAAGTTCATGCACAAACCACTAACGGGAAGACC GTTGTGGCCAAAATCGCAAACGTATTTCCAAAGGATATGGAGGCGCTCCCTGGGGGTGTTGATGACATGACAAAGCTCTCATATCTACATGAACCGGGTGTTTTGAATAACTTGGCCATGAGATATGAGCTTAATGAAATCTAT ACTTATACCGGAAACATCTTGATCGCTGTAAATCCGTTTCAAAGGTTACCACATCTCTATGATACTCATATGATGGAGCAGTATAAAGGAGCAGGCTTTGGTGAATTAAGCCCCCATGTGTTTGCAATCGCAGAAGTTGCTTACAG GGCGATGATCAATGAGGGCAAGAGCAACTCAATTCTGGTTAGTGGGGAAAGTGGAGCTGGTAAAACTGAGACCACAAAGATGCTTATGCGCTACCTTGCTTACCTTGGTGGTCGATCCGGCGTTGAAGGACGGACAGTGGAACAGCAAGTGCTGGAG TCAAATCCAgttcttgaagcatttggaaaTGCCAAAACTCTCAGAAATAACAACTCCAG TCGATTTGGAAAGTTTGTGGAGCTTCAGTTCGACAGAAGTGGGAGAATATCGGGAGCAGCTGTCCGAACATATTTGTTGGAAAGGTCTCGTGTGTGTCAAATATCAGATCCAGAAAGAAATTACCACTGCTTTTACCTTTTATGTGCTGCTCCACCTGAG GAAAGAGAAAAGTTCAAGTTGGGAGATCCAAAGTCGTTCCACTACCTAAACCAATCGAAGTGCTATAAACTGGATGGAGTGGATGACACCGAGGAGTATCTTGCTACCCGGCGAGCTATGGATATTGTTGGCATCAGTGAAGAGGAACAG GATGCAATCTTTAGAGTTGTTGCTGCAATCCTGCATCTAGGTAATGTCGAATTCGCAAAAGGAAAAGAGATTGACTCCTCAGTTTTGAAGGATGAAAAATCAAGATTTCATCTGGATGCGACTGCTGAACTTCTTAG GTGTGATGCAAAGAGTTTGGAAGATGCATTGATTAAACGTGCAATGGTTACACCAGAAGAGATTATTACAAAAACTCTTGATCCTGATTCAGCCACGGGTAGCAGGGATGCATTGGCAAAAACTATTTATTCACGCTTGTTTGATTG GCTTGTTGATAAAATTAACAATTCTATCGGGCAAGATCCAAACTCTAAGACAATAATTGGTGTTCTTGATATCTATGGGTTCGAAAGCTTCAAGACCAACAG cTTTGAGCAGTTTTGCATCAATTTTACCAATGAAAAGCTGCAACAACATTTCAACCAG CACGTCTTCAAAATGGAACAAGAAGATTATACCAAAGAAGAGATCAACTGGAGTTACATAGAGTTTGTTGATAACAAGGATGTGTTGGAACTCATTGAGAAG AAACCTGGAGGAGTCATTGCGCTTCTAGATGAAGCATG TATGTTTCCGAAATCGACACATGAAACATTTGCTCAGAAGCTGTATCAAACATTCAAAAACAGTAAGCGGTTTACGAAACCAAAGCTATCTCGGACCAGCTTTGCAATATCGCATTATGCTGGAGAG GTAACTTATCAGGCTGACTTGTTCCTTGACAAGAACAAAGATTACGTGGTGGCAGAACATCAGGATCTTTTGATCGCTTCCAGTTGTACCTTCGTTGCTGGTTTATTTCCTCGTCTAGCTGAAGAAACATCAAGTAAAACCAAATTTTCTTCCATCGGTTCACGCTTTAAG CTTCAACTTCAGTCGTTGATGGAGACACTCAATTCAACTGAACCTCACTACATCAGATGTGTGAAGCCAAATAATGTACTAAAGCCTGCCATTTTCGAGAATCTGAACGTAATTCAACAATTACGTTGTGGT GGTGTCCTGGAAGCTATTAGAATCAGTTGTGCTGGTTATCCAACAAAGCGGACATTTTATGACTTTCTCAATCGTTTTGGTGTTCTTGCTCCGGATGTTCTGGAGGGAAA TTATGACGACAAAGTTGCATGCAGAATGCTTCTGGATAAGATAGGCTTAAAGGGCTATGAA TTAGGGAAAACAAAAGTATTCCTTAGAGCTGGGCAGATGGCTGAGTTGGATGCAAGAAGAGCCGAGGTTCTTGGCAATGCCGCTAGGAGAATCCAAAGGCAAAGCCGTACTTTTATCGCTCGTAAAGAGTTCCGTGCTTTACGTGGAGCTGCTGTCGTATTGCAGTCCAATGTCCGAG GCAAATTGGCATGCAACCTTTATGAAGAAATGCGACGCCAAGCAGCAGCGGTGAATATTCAGAAGAGTTTCAGACGACATATTGCCAGAGAATCTTATTTAAAGATTAGACATTCAGCAATAGCAGTTCAAACAGCACTAAGGGGAATGGTTGCTCGCAATGAGTTCAGATACAGAAAGCAAATGAAGGCTGCTACTATTATTCAG GCTCGTCTTCGTAGTCACCTGGCACATTCTTACTACAAGAAACTCCAGAAAGCTGCCCTTTCTACGCAATGTGGCTGGAGGAGCAGGGTTGCACGAAAAGAATTAAGGACACTCAAAATG GCTGCACGAGACACAGGAGCCCTTAGAGAGGCCAAGGACAAACTTGAGAAGCGTGTTGAAGAGTTAACATGGCGTTTACAGCTAGAAAAGCGACAGAGA ACTGAGCTGGAAGAGGCAAAAGCCCAAGAATCTGCAAAACAACAAGAGGCTCTGCAAGCAATGCGGTTGCAAGTTGAAGAAGCAAACGCTGCTGTGATTAGGGAACGAGAGGCTGCAAAGAAAGCTATTGAAGAAGCACCTCCAGTCATTAAGGAGACTCCGGTTTTGGTTGAAGATACTGAAAAAATCAATTCATTAACATCAGAGGTGGAGGCTCTAAAG gcTTCGCTTGAGTCTGAACGACAAGCTGCAGAAAACTTGAGAAAAGCTTTCTCAGAGGCAGAGGCTAGAAACTCAGAGCTGGCCACAGAGCTTGAAAATGCTACTAGAAAAGCAGATCAGCTGCATGAATCGGTTCAAAG ACTAGAAGAGAAGCTTTCCAATTCAGAGTCAGAGATTCAAGTTCTTCGTCAACAGGCACTTGCTATATCTCCAACCAGCCGAACTATGCCCACGCGATCAAGAACAATGCTTTTACCG AGAACGCCAGAAAATGGAAGCCATCTTAATGGAGAAACAAAGACTACGCCG GACATGGCCCTTGCTGTACGAGAACCAGAGTCTGAGGAGAAACCACAGAAATATCTGAATGAAAAGCAGCAG GAAAACCAAGAACTACTAGTCAAGTGTATCTCACAAAACCTTGGATATGCTGGGGGCAAGCCTGTAGCTGCATGTGTCATATACAAATGTCTTCTTCACTGGAGATCATTTGAAGTCGAAAGAACTAGCGTCTTTGACCGTATCATTCAAACTATAGCTTCAGCCATTGAA GTACCAGATAATAACGAGGTTTTGGCGTATTGGTTATCTAACTCAGCCACGCTATTACTGCTTCTGCAACGCACACTCAAAGCAACTGGAGCAGCTAGTTTAACACCACAGAGACGAAGAACAACATCAGCATCCTTATTTGGGAGGATGTCACAA GGAATAAGGGCATCTCCTCAAAGCGCTGGACTCTCTTTTCTGAATAGACAAGGACTCACCAAGCTTGACGACTTGAGGCAAGTTGAAGCAAAGTACCCAGCATTACTTTTCAAGCAGCAGCTAACTGCATACCTCGAGAAGATATATGGAATGATCAGAGATAATCTCAAGAAAGAGATCTCTCCTCTTCTTGGGTTGTGTATACAG GCGCCAAGGACATCAAGGGCAAGTTTGGTGAAAGGGAGAGCACAAGCAAACGCTGTTGCTCAACAAGCTCTGATTGCTCATTGGCAAAGTATTAGGAAGAGCTTAAACAGTTACTTGAATTTAATGAAAGTGAACAAC GCTCCACCTTTCGTAGTCCGCAAAGTATTCACACAAATATTCTCCTTCATCAATGTTCAGCTCTTCAACAG TCTTCTTCTACGTCGTGAATGTTGCTCATTCAGCAACGGCGAGTACGTTAAAGCGGGCTTGGCTGAATTAGAGCAGTGGTGTGGAGAAGCTACTGATGAA TATGCTGGCTCTGCTTGGGATGAGTTGAGGCATATCAGACAAGCAGTTGGTTTCCTG GTCATTCATCAAAAGCCGAAAAAGACCTTGGACGAAGTAACAAGAGACCTCTGTCCG GTGCTAAGTATACAGCAGCTATACAGAATCAGCACAATGTATTGGGATGACAAATATGGCACTCATAGCGTTTCTTCAGAT GTTATTGCAAACATGAGGGTTATGATGACAGAGGACTCGAACAATGCCGTAAGCAGCTCTTTCCTTTTGGACGATGACTCGAG CATTCCATTCACGGTGGAAGATATATCGAAGTCAATGCAACAAGTGGATGTGAACGACATTGAACCTCCTCAACTGATCCGTGAAAACTCAGGTTTCGGATTCTTACTCACACGTAAAGAAGGCAGTGTGTCATAA
- the LOC103851352 gene encoding glutaredoxin-C4 produces the protein MTMMRSFSMAMLLVALVSSISIVSSASSSPEAEFVKKTISSHKIVIFSKSYCPYCRRAKSVFSELDQVPHVVELDEREDGWNVQSALGEIVGRRTVPQVFINGKHIGGSDDTVEAHESGELAKLLGLSTKAEL, from the exons ATGACAATGATGAGATCTTTCTCGATGGCAATGTTGCTCGTCGCACTAGTTTCATCCATCTCTATTGTTTCTTCGGCTTCTTCATCCCCTGAAGCCGAGTTTGTTAAGAAGACCATCTCTTCCCACAAGATCGTTATCTTCTCCAAATCCTACTGCCC GTATTGCAGGAGAGCCAAATCTGTGTTCAGTGAGCTGGATCAGGTTCCTCATGTTGTGGAGCTTGATGAAAGAG AAGATGGGTGGAACGTTCAGAGTGCACTTGGAGAGATTGTTGGAAGGCGAACAGTACCACAGGTTTTCATTAACGGAAAGCACATTGGAGGATCAGACG ATACTGTAGAAGCGCATGAAAGCGGTGAACTGGCCAAGCTTCTCGGTCTTTCCACCAAAGCTGAACTCTAG
- the LOC103851351 gene encoding PHD finger protein ALFIN-LIKE 5 — MEGGGGARYNPRTVEEVFRDFKGRRAGILRALTTDVKEFFQQCNPEKDNLCLYGFPNEVWEVNLPAEEVPPELPEPALGINFARDGMQEKEWISLVAVHSDAWLLSVSFYFGSRFGFDKADRKRLFNMINEVPTVFEVVTGSAKKQTEEQPSSVNRNGNRSKSNSKVRDLEVKSSRTIEVNDEEEGVEEEEEDEEEHGETLCGACGDNYASDFWICCDMCEKWFHGKCVKITPARAEHIKQYKCPSCSNKRARP, encoded by the exons AtggaaggaggaggaggtgcCCGCTACAACCCTCGAACTGTTGAAGAAGTCTTCCGAGATTTCAAGGGCCGTCGTGCTGGCATCCTCCGTGCTCTCACCACCg ATGTGAAAGAGTTTTTCCAGCAATGCAATCCTG AGAAGGACAACCTTTGCTTGTATGGATTCCCGAATGAAGTGTGGGAAGTTAACTTACCAGCTGAAGAAGTGCCTCCTGAGCTCCCTGAGCCTGCGCTCGGCATCAACTTTGCTAGAGATGGAATGCAGGAAAAAGAGTGGATTTCTCTTGTTGCTGTCCACAGTGATGCCTGGTTGCTTTCTGTCTCCTTTTACTTCGGTTCAAGATTTGGTTTCGATAAAGCTGACAG GAAGCGCTTGTTTAACATGATAAACGAGGTTCCTACTGTATTTGAAGTTGTAACTGGAAGTGCGAAGAAACAAACAGAGGAACAGCCTTCTTCAGTAAACAGAAATGGCAACAGATCCAAGTCTAATTCAAAAGTG AGAGATTTAGAAGTCAAAAGCTCAAGGACAATAGAGGTCAACGACGAGGAGGAAGGagtagaggaagaggaagaggatgaAGAGGAACACGGTGAGACCCTATGTGGAGCTTGTGGAGATAACTATGCATCTGATTTCTGGATTTGCTGCGACATGTGCGAGAAATGGTTTCATGGGAAGTGTGTGAAGATCACTCCAGCTAGAGCGGAGCATATCAAGCAATACAAGTGCCCTTCTTGCAGCAACAAAAGAGCTCGTCCCTAA